TAAGTCATGGGCACAACCACATACATTTGGggatttgttgtatttttcatGGCTTTGATCTACAATTGGCAGATTTTCGAGTCAGTGGAGAGGCATAAGTGGCGCCGCATTTATGCCGAGTGGGGGGAGGAGAAGGAGTCTCTGCTGAATGCCCTGATTGGGCCCAAACAAAACGAGTTTCCCGATGTTCGGCGTCAGACGGTGCTCACAACCCTAGCGGAAACTCCAATGCCCAGTTCTCGTCTCAGCCGCACCGAGGAACTCTATGCCCAGGAGATAGCCTCGTACAATCAGTCACAAATCCAGAGGGGCCATCGCCCGAACCTTCTGGCAGCGTTCGCCaatctggcggcggagaagtTCGATAACCAGCTCGTGTCCGAAATGTGGAGTGTGCTGCAGTTCATGGCCGACAATGCGCCGCCCTCACGCACCTCAGATGCCATCAAGTCCCGCCTGGCCACCCAGAAGTTCGTCCAGCAGGCGCGTACCTACCTGGAGCGACGCTACAAACAGTACATAAACACCGTCATCAAGGAGAATCCTTTGCAGGCCCAGCGCGGTGGCATTCCGAACGTCTATAGCTCGGTCAACTCCTTTGTGAGCATAAATTTCGCGGTGCCGGCCACTCTGGTCGGCCTGCTGGATGTCTATAACGGCCTGCCACTCTGGGCCCTGGTCTACTACAGTCTGCGTTGCGGGGATCTGGGTGCGGCCGTCAGGTATCTCAAGGAAACTGGCGTCTGCTACGATCTCTACCGCCTATTGTTAATGATGAAGGAGGGCACCAAGGGGGAGCAGTATTCCCGGCTCGAGGGTGCCCTCAAGCTGGAGTACAACAGCAAATTGCGCAACTGCAGTGATCCCTACAAGAAAGCGGTAGGTCCATCCACTAATCCCATTCAATATCCTCCTTATCTGGACCAACCTCTTTTCGTTCTTCGGGCTGCAGGTGTTTGCCTATGTTCTGGCATGCGATCCACACAATTCGCATGCGGAACTGATGCGCAGCATCGACGACTTCCTGTGGATGCAGCTCTCCATCCTACGGCAACAAGACGGTCGCGAGTACAACGTCGAACAGCTCACCTACAGTGGTCTGCAGAGCCTCATCCTGGAAAAGTACGGCGAGAACTACTTCAATGCACGGGAAAAGGCACCGCTCTACTTCAGCGTACTCGTCCTCACGGGCCAATTTGAGTCTGCAATCGAGTTCCTGGCCCGCACCGAGGACAATCGTCCGCATGCCGTGCACATGGCCATTGCCCTGAACGAGATACACATGCTGGGCACTCCGAGCTCCATGCATCATCCGCTGATTAGCGTCAATCCCGAGGATCCGGCGCCCATGAAGCGCCTGAATCTGGTCCGCATGCTGGTGACCTATGCCAAGTGCTTTGAGATAACCAACACCAGCGAGGCGCTGCAGTACTACTTTCTGTTGCGCCACTTCAAGGACGACAACGGCCGCAGCCTGATGCTGAGCTGTGTCAGCGATCTGCTCGTCGAGAACTGTGATCAGAAAATGATTGATCTGATCTTTGGCGATAAAGACGATAATTCCGGCCAGACGTAAGTGCGATTTGCTGTATGGAACAGACTCTTCTAGGAATCCGTTTCTGAGACgcgttttgcttttgcttttcagcGGCATCTTTGCCCAGTTCCACACAATGGACTTTGACAAGTATATGCTGGCTGGGATGGTGGGCGATGAGCTTACCTATCGCAGCAATTTCGAGACGGCAATCTGGCTGTACTTCATTGGCGGCCAGCTGGACAAGGTGATGCGTTTGGTGTGCTCTCTGCTCTCGCAGGTGGTCCAACAGCCCCCGACAGAGTCCAGTATGCGGACACGCTTGCGCCAGATTATCATTCACCTGGAAGATCTGCGATCCGTGCAGCGAGTGGACGTGGAGCCGCATGTCCTGGCCACATACACAATGCTGACGCAGCTGCTTGTCTTCTTCGATCATTACCACAAAAATGAGTCGCAGCAGGCCAGCGAGGTGCTGGCCAATTTTCGGATAACGCCCAACGACTGCTCGGAGGTGGAAGAGTGTGTGGCCAATCTGAAGAGCCTCTGTCCGGAGGTCACCAAGGTCCTGCCCGACATACTGCTGGCCGCCATGGACCTCATTTACGAGGAGTACACGAAAATAAAGGGAAATGGTGGCAGCAGGTCTTCCTTTGATAGCCGCGAGAGCACCCAGACCGATGACTGGAAGAACGAGAACAAGGAGGGCATTCTGCGCCATCTGCGCACAAAGGCCAAGGCCCTCACGAATATGGCTGCCACGGTGGCGTACCGAATGCCCACGGCCACCAATAAGCGTCTCGTCCAGCTGGAGATACTCATGCATTAGGAAAGAAATGACACGACTCTTGAGATGGATATCCTTTTGTATAAATGCATGTTTTTTTCTCTCATTTTGTTTAAGATAATATTTGAAATTGGAATAATTTGTTCGCGTGGATAGTGTGATAGTTCTTTCTCAGTCAGTAGTTGGATGCGTAGTGGGCGCAGGACTATGCAGGAGGATGCAGGATGTGCGCCTAGCCCATATACTGATAGGAGGCACACACTGGCTCCTGGTGGCGCGTGTGCGGCGATGATTGCAGGGCCAGACGTTGCAGGTGACAGCCTCGACATAGGAGACGCCCATCCAAAGGATAGCAGCGCTTGTCCGGCTCATCCGTCAGCTGCATGCCGCACTCCTCGCATATGTAGCAGTCCACATGGAAGTCCTTGTCCATGGAGACCACACGTACGGTCTCATCGGTGCCCTCAACGGGTGTGATGCCTGGGACAGAACAGAAGGAGTATAAAAAGCACTCTCTACAAAGTCTTGGAGCCTACCTTTGCCACAGCTGGCGCATTTCGGAGCAAACATTCGATGGTAATCGTTGACGCAGTATATCTTGTGATCCACATCCACGGTGAAGGGCACACCGTCCAGGCACTCGTTGCAGACGCAGCAACGGAAGCAGCCCGGGTGATACGACTTGCCCATTGCCTGCAGGATCTGCAAAAAAAGGGATTCCAGTGTTACGGTGTGGTGTGCTGTggtgtgtgttgtttgtggCATATACGAACCATTTCCATGATCAAATGCCCGCAAATAGCGCACTTTTCCGCTGTCTGCTGGAAGCCCGAATACTGCAGAAATGAATTGTTAAGGAGAGTTAGTGGTATACATGGGATATAATGGGAGATGGGGATCCCTACCATGTAATCCTCCTCGCAGTATACCCGTCCGTGCACATTGTAGAAGGCTTTGCCACGCAGCGCCCTgccgcaggagcagcagatgAAGCAATTGGTGTGATATAGATTACCCATGGCCTGGCAGGCCTGTCCGGCACCCTTTACCTTCTCCCCGCACGTATGACAAATGCCTAGAGGGGGGAAAAGGGAGACGGTAACGGTATGGGGGATCTATTTCAGGCATTAAACATCTTTCGAAATACATACCAAAGTACTCGCCATGCTCCTCACTTTGCTCAatctcctcctccagctggcGGGTGAGCTCCTCGATCTTACGCTGCGCCTCTGTCGGACCAGCCGGACGCGGCGGAGTCACGCTGTACGGCAGCAGATTCTTGGTTAGACCTGTTTCCGGTTTAAAGACAAGTCCAAGGATTAGCTCTAGCTTTCgcttctctctttctatctctctctccctgtccgTCTCGTGGGTCTCTTGCTCAACCGATCCACATCCACTGAGGGAGGGACTGTGCCTGGGGAATCGATTGAGGTAAAGGACGAGACGACTACTTGGCCACAAGAACCGGTCGGCAACCGTTTGGTGCCAAGAGCGAACCGGTTTGTGATTtgaaacccaacccaaccccagAGACTCGGTTCCTACCTTTTCTGGGTCGCAAAGCGGCATTAACCGCTGAGTGGAAAGCATTTTAGTATGGGGGTAGAATGCAAAGGATATTAGTCTGTTTCGAATGGAACGAGAGATCCATTCTAGGGGGGACGGGGACCCATACCTGTGCTGCCCTGCGAGGGCGTGGGTGATGTGGCCACCGCCAAGGGTGCTGACATCGCTATGGGCGTAGCTCGCAACGATGATATTGCTGTGGATGACGCCGCTGCTGGTGTCTCCTGGACTGCTCGTTGTGGC
The sequence above is a segment of the Drosophila pseudoobscura strain MV-25-SWS-2005 chromosome X, UCI_Dpse_MV25, whole genome shotgun sequence genome. Coding sequences within it:
- the Nup93-1 gene encoding nuclear pore complex protein Nup93-1, producing MELEDLLQQAQCLTNDTRMDEDMPRVDRTISQVLQATQELHSRVTLTGTHDLKAHMLLGSKGVDLPKLSQKLETLSARKTFEPLDPVSDTDVHAFLKNERENAILSVIDETNRGIFESVERHKWRRIYAEWGEEKESLLNALIGPKQNEFPDVRRQTVLTTLAETPMPSSRLSRTEELYAQEIASYNQSQIQRGHRPNLLAAFANLAAEKFDNQLVSEMWSVLQFMADNAPPSRTSDAIKSRLATQKFVQQARTYLERRYKQYINTVIKENPLQAQRGGIPNVYSSVNSFVSINFAVPATLVGLLDVYNGLPLWALVYYSLRCGDLGAAVRYLKETGVCYDLYRLLLMMKEGTKGEQYSRLEGALKLEYNSKLRNCSDPYKKAVFAYVLACDPHNSHAELMRSIDDFLWMQLSILRQQDGREYNVEQLTYSGLQSLILEKYGENYFNAREKAPLYFSVLVLTGQFESAIEFLARTEDNRPHAVHMAIALNEIHMLGTPSSMHHPLISVNPEDPAPMKRLNLVRMLVTYAKCFEITNTSEALQYYFLLRHFKDDNGRSLMLSCVSDLLVENCDQKMIDLIFGDKDDNSGQTGIFAQFHTMDFDKYMLAGMVGDELTYRSNFETAIWLYFIGGQLDKVMRLVCSLLSQVVQQPPTESSMRTRLRQIIIHLEDLRSVQRVDVEPHVLATYTMLTQLLVFFDHYHKNESQQASEVLANFRITPNDCSEVEECVANLKSLCPEVTKVLPDILLAAMDLIYEEYTKIKGNGGSRSSFDSRESTQTDDWKNENKEGILRHLRTKAKALTNMAATVAYRMPTATNKRLVQLEILMH